From a single Apium graveolens cultivar Ventura chromosome 2, ASM990537v1, whole genome shotgun sequence genomic region:
- the LOC141706398 gene encoding histone H3.2-like — protein sequence MARIKQIARKSTGDKAPHTQLLTLAQRMAAPNVGGVQRPEKYRPGVIALRQIVKYQKTTELLIRKLPFQRLVKEIAQNIKKNFRFQSSTVAALQVAAEAYLVGLFEDINLCAIHANRVTIMPKDIQLARRIRGEKV from the coding sequence ATGGCCCGTATAAAACAAATCGCCCGAAAATCAACGGGAGACAAGGCACCACATACGCAGCTATTAACATTAGCACAACGAATGGCGGCACCAAACGTAGGAGGCGTACAAAGGCCAGAAAAGTACAGGCCCGGGGTTATCGCGTTGCGACAAATCGTAAAGTATCAGAAGACCACCGAGCTTTTAATTCGAAAGCTTCCATTCCAAAGACTTGTTAAAGAGATTGCTCAGAATATTAAGAAGAATTTTAGGTTTCAGAGCTCTACTGTTGCGGCGCTTCAGGTTGCGGCTGAGGCGTATTTAGTTGGATTGTTTGAAGATATTAATTTGTGTGCTATTCATGCTAATCGGGTTACAATTATGCCTAAGGATATTCAACTTGCCAGGAGAATTCGTGGTGAGAAAGTCTAG